In a single window of the Antedon mediterranea chromosome 1, ecAntMedi1.1, whole genome shotgun sequence genome:
- the LOC140062666 gene encoding diacylglycerol kinase epsilon-like gives MNNSALPRLSGLDTSQNPTGTGTSTKRSSSMSSSILQWRGDAFQIIIIVIIFLILIYLWSKFSKRYRFVLRKKVDLPVFDVTRGHRWVMLEAFTRTTYCTVCESSIMHGGYCDSCGICADDTCVQVANRVFPCKLHSCLPNRSKHYGIQHRGNNAMFKHQWVRGNLPASSYCEVCKKLCGAEPRLCGLRCTWCQRTIHDECEKIKYDNCDFGKFSNSVIPPNCLRLDLVGWRGRRHWSASEIVDPPLFREWNPLVILANRKSGNQEGELILRTFRSLLNPVQVIDLSELPPERALQICHLLPERTFRILACGGDGTIGWVLNAIDKLQLQTRPKVAILPLGTGNDLARVLGWGKCYDGENILQWMNDVEKATVSYLDRWTTTIRYQPKFKIRRPDKVVTMNNYFSVGCDALLALNFHRQRESKPHWFTNRVINKAWYLIFGAKDVLEQGCKNLQKKIELELDGQKIDLPDLEGIVVLNISSWGAGVELWKGTGQQKYAPASHSDNLVEIAGFYSSFHMARIQGGLADPVRLGQAKTVKITIKKFPVPVQVDGEPWKQGASTITINHSNQALMLKRSEY, from the exons ATGAATAACAGCGCATTGCCCAGGTTATCAGGGCTGGATACATCTCAAAACCCGACTGGTACTGGCACATCAACTAAACGATCCTCAAGCATGAGTAGTAGTATATTACAATGGCGAGGAGACGcttttcaaataataattattgttattatattccTCATATTAATTTACCTGTGGTCGAAATTTTCAAAACGGTATCGTTTTGTTTTACGAAAGAAAGTAGACCTGCCTGTGTTTGACGTAACAAGAGGTCACAGATGGGTGATGCTAGAAGCATTTACGCGGACGACTTATTGTACGGTATGTGAAAGCAGCATCATGCATGGTGGGTATTGTGATTCCTGCGGGATTTGTGCGGATGATACTTGTGTACAAGTCGCGAACCGAGTCTTTCCTTGTAAATTACATTCTTGTTTACCAAATAGAAGCAAGCATTATGGAATTCAACATCGTGGGAATAACGCAATGTTTAAACACCAATGGGTTCGTGGTAATCTTCCTGCTAGTAGTTACTGTGAGGTTTGTAAAAAACTCTGTGGAGCGGAGCCACGTCTGTGTGGCCTTCGTTGTACGTGGTGTCAACGGACTATACATGATGAATGCGAAAAAATAAAGTATGACAATTGCGATTTTGGAAAGTTTAGTAATAGTGTAATACCACCAAACTGTTTGCGCCTTGATTTGGTTGGCTGGAGAGGTCGGCGCCATTGGAGTGCGAGTGAAATAGTTGACCCACCGTTATTTCGTGAGTGGAATCCACTTGTAATATTAGCAAACAGGAAAAGTGGAAACCAGGAAGGGGAACTGATCTTACGAACATTTCGTTCTCTTCTCAATCCTGTACAG GTGATTGATTTGAGTGAGCTTCCACCAGAGAGGGCACTTCAAATTTGCCATTTACTACCCGAGAGGACATTTCGTATTCTTGCATGTGGTGGAGATGGTACAATTGGTTGGGTTTTAAATGCTATAGACAAGCTACAACTACAG ACACGACCAAAGGTAGCCATTCTACCACTTGGTACAGGAAATGACCTTGCCCGTGTGCTTGGATGGGGAAAATGCTACGATGGTGAAAATATTCTGCAATGGATGAATGATGTAGAAAAAGCAACAGTATCATATCTGGACAG GTGGACAACAACAATCAGATATCAACCAAAGTTCAAAATTAGACGACCTGATAAG GTGGTTACAATGAATAACTACTTCTCTGTTGGTTGTGATGCGCTTCTTGCTTTGAATTTTCATCGACAGCGAGAAAGTAAACCTCATTGGTTCACAAACCGAGTCATTAATAAGGCTTGGTATTTGATCTTTGGTGCTAAGGATGTATTGGAGCAAGGATGCAAGAACCTACAGAAAAAAATTGAG TTGGAGTTGGATGGACAGAAGATTGATTTACCAGACTTGGAGGGTAttgtagttttaaacatttctaGTTGGGGTGCTGGTGTAGAACTCTGGAAAGGAACAGGTCAACAGAAGTATGCGCCAGCTAG TCATAGTGACAATCTGGTAGAAATTGCTGGTTTCTACTCTTCATTCCACATGGCCAGAATTCAGGGTGGACTCGCAGACCCGGTCAGACTTGGACAAGCTAAGACAGTAAAG ataacaataaagaaattcCCAGTTCCTGTACAAGTAGACGGAGAACCATGGAAACAAGGGGCATCAACAATCACTATTAATCATAGCAACCAAGCATTGATGCTTAAAAGAAGTGAATATTAA